A section of the Candidatus Tisiphia endosymbiont of Nedyus quadrimaculatus genome encodes:
- a CDS encoding recombinase family protein: MTETAQKATKAILLARVSTKEQEEGYSIEAQKYRLQEYCLRKGLEILKIFEFSESSTVGNRKKFQEAIDFAKKQKEVIAVVADKVDRLQRSYKETPLLNDLIERAKIELHFYTENCIIHKHSTSQDRMVWNMFVMMAQNFVDSLRDNVNRAIAQKLRQGEWVSTAPIGYLHVTSSNSRDRGKGKIIVDPNRGPLIKKIFETYATGSHTLPEILKKTKEWGLRNSRGNQDYLCHSHLYSIITNPFYYGVMRLLKTKKEYPHIYPPIISKELFDACQAVRLGWNKKPFKYGEKEYIFRGLIKCAATGRVVTAETKKKTYVNGHTEEWIYLRTWDSNEPDRRIYVKEEIILQEVEKVLATLHLEPELRSEVIGYIKSSAKIEQGFHKMRIGELHTEHTKIKTRMDRLTDLFLDGDISKEDHEEKRQKLIQKREDIVKEIENHDYANDKFSECLVNLVELASGALETFKGSTTEGKRKLINLVFTNLKLKDGKLDFMLRPPFDAFVKCTEIGEWRTLEDSNL, encoded by the coding sequence ATGACAGAAACAGCACAAAAAGCTACTAAAGCTATTTTACTTGCTCGCGTTTCAACAAAAGAACAAGAAGAAGGATACTCTATTGAAGCACAGAAATACCGATTGCAAGAATATTGTCTGCGTAAAGGTTTAGAAATTCTAAAGATATTTGAATTCTCGGAGTCATCAACAGTAGGTAATCGTAAAAAGTTTCAGGAAGCTATAGACTTTGCTAAAAAACAAAAAGAGGTTATAGCAGTAGTTGCAGATAAAGTTGATCGATTACAACGTAGTTATAAAGAAACACCTCTACTAAATGATCTAATTGAAAGAGCAAAAATCGAACTACATTTTTACACGGAAAATTGTATCATCCATAAGCATTCTACTTCGCAAGATAGGATGGTATGGAATATGTTTGTAATGATGGCTCAAAATTTCGTTGACAGTCTTAGAGATAACGTAAATCGTGCTATTGCCCAAAAACTACGCCAAGGAGAGTGGGTAAGTACTGCTCCCATTGGTTACTTGCATGTAACAAGTAGTAATAGTAGAGATCGAGGTAAGGGGAAAATAATAGTTGATCCTAACCGTGGTCCTTTGATTAAAAAAATATTTGAAACATATGCTACAGGTAGTCATACTCTACCTGAGATACTAAAGAAAACCAAAGAATGGGGACTACGCAATTCTAGAGGTAATCAAGATTATTTATGCCACTCTCATCTTTATTCTATTATTACAAATCCATTTTATTACGGGGTAATGAGATTACTAAAAACTAAAAAAGAATACCCGCATATTTATCCACCAATCATTAGTAAGGAGTTATTTGATGCTTGTCAAGCAGTACGCCTTGGTTGGAATAAAAAACCGTTTAAATATGGAGAGAAAGAGTATATATTTAGGGGGTTAATAAAATGTGCTGCCACTGGTCGAGTTGTTACTGCTGAAACCAAAAAGAAGACCTATGTTAATGGTCACACTGAAGAATGGATATATTTAAGAACTTGGGACTCAAATGAACCTGATAGGAGGATATACGTGAAAGAAGAAATAATACTACAAGAAGTAGAAAAAGTATTAGCAACACTCCATTTAGAGCCTGAATTGCGATCTGAAGTCATTGGTTATATTAAAAGCTCAGCAAAAATAGAGCAAGGTTTTCATAAAATGCGTATAGGAGAGCTACATACTGAGCATACTAAGATTAAAACTCGTATGGATAGGTTAACTGATTTATTTTTAGACGGTGATATTAGCAAGGAAGATCATGAAGAAAAACGTCAGAAATTAATACAAAAACGTGAAGATATCGTGAAAGAAATAGAAAACCATGATTATGCTAATGATAAATTTTCAGAATGCTTGGTTAACCTAGTAGAACTGGCTTCCGGAGCGTTAGAAACCTTTAAAGGTTCGACTACGGAGGGAAAACGTAAATTGATAAATTTAGTATTTACGAACCTAAAATTAAAAGACGGAAAGCTAGACTTTATGCTACGTCCACCGTTTGACGCATTCGTAAAATGCACTGAAATCGGAGAATGGCGCACCCTAGAGGATTCGAACCTCTGA
- a CDS encoding IS256 family transposase, producing MNKKTNESIKQAVDLLIDNDTDVSTILKEGGLLKELTKRLIEKALQSEMNNHLGYDKYSCADNDNARNGITSKKLISEHGAVEIEVPRDRHNTFEPAILPKRQKRFDGFDDKVLSLYAKGMSISDIKIQLQELYSVEISEGLISQITDDVMDEVKAWQSRPLEEIYPIVFFDCLVVKIRQDKRIINKAVYVALGIDLSGKKDILGLWISENEGAKFWLGNFTEMKNRGLKDILIACSDNLTGMSEAIEAVYPKTEHQLCIVHQIRNSLKYVSYKDRKQLSSDLKPIYTAVTEEQAHLALVSFEEKWNKQYPQIAKSWYNNWDNLMIFLGYPESIRKVIYTTNSVESVNSQLRKVTNNKRVFGQSPVMRKLLAFMHSIVKNNSSWNENLC from the coding sequence ATGAATAAAAAAACTAATGAATCAATAAAGCAAGCAGTAGATTTATTAATAGATAATGATACAGATGTAAGTACAATACTGAAAGAAGGAGGTTTATTAAAAGAATTGACCAAACGTTTAATAGAGAAGGCACTGCAGTCAGAAATGAATAATCATCTAGGCTATGATAAATACAGTTGTGCAGATAATGATAATGCTCGTAATGGTATAACTAGCAAAAAACTGATCTCCGAACATGGAGCTGTAGAAATAGAAGTACCAAGGGATAGGCATAATACCTTTGAACCCGCAATACTACCAAAACGCCAGAAACGTTTTGATGGTTTTGACGATAAAGTACTATCATTATATGCTAAAGGCATGAGTATATCTGATATTAAGATTCAGTTACAGGAGTTATACAGTGTTGAAATAAGTGAAGGCTTAATCAGCCAAATTACTGATGATGTAATGGATGAGGTTAAAGCTTGGCAGAGTCGACCATTAGAAGAGATATATCCGATAGTATTTTTTGATTGTTTAGTAGTAAAAATCAGGCAAGATAAAAGGATAATCAATAAGGCAGTATATGTTGCATTAGGAATTGATTTATCTGGTAAAAAAGATATATTGGGATTATGGATCAGTGAAAATGAAGGGGCAAAATTTTGGCTCGGTAATTTTACCGAAATGAAAAATAGAGGGCTAAAAGATATACTGATTGCCTGTAGCGATAATCTTACTGGTATGTCTGAGGCAATAGAAGCAGTTTATCCAAAAACAGAACATCAATTGTGTATTGTACATCAGATTAGAAATAGTTTAAAATATGTGTCGTATAAAGATAGGAAGCAACTGTCTAGCGATTTAAAGCCGATATATACTGCAGTAACGGAAGAACAAGCCCATTTAGCTTTAGTATCTTTTGAAGAAAAATGGAATAAACAATATCCACAAATTGCCAAATCATGGTATAATAATTGGGACAATCTAATGATTTTTCTAGGGTATCCTGAGTCAATTAGAAAGGTAATTTATACAACTAATTCAGTTGAATCTGTCAATAGTCAATTGCGTAAAGTAACAAATAATAAGCGGGTTTTTGGACAGAGCCCTGTTATGCGCAAATTACTGGCTTTTATGCACTCTATTGTAAAAAATAATTCTTCCTGGAATGAAAATTTATGTTAA
- a CDS encoding IS110 family transposase yields MKKIIGLDVSKKWLDACIYVSNNKPIYQRFANDNLGHEEFIELTKNQGIELIVCEPTGGYEAEICKKLYSNGQRIHKVNTYNFNSFSKSVNFCKTDKQDAFKLAYYGDKMQLTANYLYQVESETLKRYQQRREDLVLMLSNEKKRLHNSIDGIDKESIEKLIKFLQKEIAELDEKLNELIDGSHKKYLIFLKR; encoded by the coding sequence ATGAAAAAAATAATAGGTCTAGATGTAAGTAAAAAATGGCTTGATGCATGTATATATGTATCAAACAATAAACCAATATATCAGCGTTTTGCAAATGATAATTTAGGTCATGAGGAATTTATAGAACTGACGAAAAATCAAGGAATTGAGCTAATAGTGTGTGAACCCACTGGAGGATACGAGGCTGAAATTTGCAAAAAATTATATAGTAATGGGCAACGAATTCATAAGGTAAATACTTATAATTTTAATTCATTTAGTAAGTCAGTAAATTTTTGTAAAACTGACAAACAAGATGCTTTTAAACTAGCGTATTACGGTGATAAAATGCAACTTACCGCAAATTACTTATATCAAGTTGAATCAGAAACTTTGAAGAGATATCAGCAAAGACGGGAAGATTTAGTATTGATGCTTAGTAATGAAAAAAAGAGGTTGCATAATAGCATTGATGGTATTGACAAAGAGAGCATAGAAAAACTGATTAAATTTTTGCAAAAGGAAATAGCGGAGCTTGATGAAAAATTAAATGAGCTGATAGATGGATCACATAAAAAATATTTAATTTTTTTAAAAAGATAA